A genome region from Carya illinoinensis cultivar Pawnee chromosome 2, C.illinoinensisPawnee_v1, whole genome shotgun sequence includes the following:
- the LOC122300426 gene encoding TOG array regulator of axonemal microtubules protein 1, producing MALRPIDNALPTTPERPKKQAKVVVPIQKQSDSAVKDENKPPSADPVIDYVLSENLKAIPDPETKIQSLIEGLDSKDWTKVCESLNNARRFALYHSTLLLPLLEKVVVVMVKAMKNPRSALIKTSIMASSDIFNAFGDKLLDSFPSEAFDHLLLQLLLKASQDKRFVCEEADKALNAMVKSMTPLPLFNKLRAYVSHFNLRVRAKAAISLSNCVSKMELEGMKEVGLVALVQMAADLLKDRLPEAREAARSIVISIYEAFTENEEQKQEAWQSFCLSNLTPIHAQSMLKIIPSQ from the exons ATGGCGTTGAGACCCATTGACAATGCTCTCCCAACAACACCAGAAAGGCCCAAAAAGCAAGCCAAGGTCGTGGTTCCGATTCAAAAACAATCTGATTCTGCTGTGAAGGACGAAAACAAGCCACCGTCTGCTGATCCTGTCATTGATTATGTTTTGTCTGAGAATCTGAAGGCCATACCAGATCCTGAAACCAAGATCCAA AGCTTGATTGAAGGGCTAGATTCAAAGGATTGGACAAAAGTCTGCGAGTCACTGAATAATGCCAGGCGGTTTGCACTGTATCATTCCACTCTCTTGCTTCCGCTCTT AGAAAAAGTAGTGGTGGTGATGGTGAAGGCGATGAAGAATCCAAGAAGCGCTTTGATCAAGACCTCAATCATGGCTTCATCTGATATTTTCAACGCTTTTGGTGACAAGTTGCTCGACTCCTTCCCCTCCGAGGCGTTTGACCACTTG TTGCTGCAATTGCTACTGAAAGCGTCCCAAGACAAACGGTTTGTGTGTGAAGAAGCAGACAAGGCATTGAACGCAATGGTTAAGTCAATGACTCCTCTGCCTCTGTTTAATAAGCTCCGGGCATATGTTAGCCATTTTAACCTTAGAGTCAGAGCCAAGGCCGCCATTTCTCTTTCAAACTGTGTCTCCAAGATG GAACTGGAAGGAATGAAAGAGGTTGGATTGGTGGCATTGGTTCAAATGGCAGCAGACTTGCTGAAAGATAGGCTGCCTGAGGCAAGAGAAGCCGCGAGAAGTATTGTGATTTCGATATACGAGGCTTTTACAGAAAATGAAGAGCAGAAGCAGGAGGCATGGCAAAGCTTTTGCCTGTCCAATTTAACACCCATTCATGCTCAGTCCATGCTCAAGATTATCCCTTCTCAATAG